The genomic region TCGACACTGTCCACGCCCCAGTTTGAAGTCTATTTTTCCACCCCATAAAATGCCCCCACTTCTCCCAACTGCGACCCTCCTTTTCCTCCTTACGCTCGGTGCGTTTCTCCCACGCGCCGCCTCTAAATCCACCATTGAACCATGCTCCAACTCCGACACTTGCTCCTCCCTCGTGGGTTACACCCTCTACACCGACCTCAAAGTCTCCGAAGTCGCCTCCCTCTTCTCCGTTGATCCCATCTCCCTACTCTTGACCAACGCCATCGACATTTCCTACCCTGACGTCGAGAACCACATTCTTCCCTCCCAACTCTTCCTCAAAATCCCCATTCCTTGTTCCTGCGTCGACGGCATCCGCAAATCCAACTCTGTTTCCTACAAGACCCGCCCCTCCGACACACTCTCCTCCATTTCCTCCGCCGTCTACGGCGGCCTCGTCTCGGCTGATCAGATTAAGGAGGCGAACTCTAAGGCCGAGCTCTCGGATCCTTCGGTGATCGCTGTTGGGACTCAGCTGAATATTCCGTTACCGTGTACTTGCTTTAATAACACTGACAACAATTTGCCTGCGGTTTATATGTCGTATGTGGTGAAGGATGTGGACACCTTGGCAGGAATTGCGGCAAGGTATGTCACGACTGTGAGTGATTTGATGAATGTGAATGCGCTGGGGAGTGCGGAGATTAAGGATGGTGATATTCTTGCCATTCCGTTGTCTGGTTAGTGATTCTGTTTCTAATGTGTGGTGAATGTGGTCCTTGCTGATGTGGTCATAATACTTTTATAGCTTACATTGTCTTGAGTTTTGATGTCATATGCTTGTTTTGTATGCACCAATCCTTGGGGTTGTGATAGTAATGATGTCTTGAGGACCCAATCTGGAGTTGATAAGCTGTGGTGGTAAAAGAGGATGCTGTCTTTATTATAGTTTATGTGAATGGAATTATTACATTACTGAAAACATGTTTGTTGAAAGAACCTGttagtcttgatggtgttttTCGCCTTTCAACTGCATAATGGGTTGTTGTTCTTTATGGATAATTGTCTTGAgctatttttttcactttacctTGTGTAATTCTGTTCATTGAGACTTTTGTGGATATAGGTTGCGTATTCTTTTGCAGTACCATGCTCCGTAGAGACTCCAGACTTCTAAAACTACCCTGTTTTGTTAATTCTCCTATTGTTTATAGTTGTCTTAACAAATTACATGCTTGTTCATGATTTCTGGTATGTCATCTGGCCGAGTTTCTGGGGGGATTTTCTTATGAAACTGCTTACATAATAGTAGAGTTGCTGGTTTACTGTATGTAGTTTCTGTTTCACAACTCACAAGACTTCTAGGTTGTCCacttgattctttctttttcactcAACACATTTTCTTCTGCTCAAGGCATAAAACTTTTCCGCCTGCAATGACTGCAATAGGAAGGGCAAGCATGGTTACATATGCTTTTGCCacctatatttttatgtgcttGCCCGATTAATGCCTTTGTATGGTACTTTTTCATCAACTTTGTTATGAATAACCACATAATGCTATTTGCAGCTTGTGCATCAAATTTCCCAACGTATGCAAAGGACTATGGCTTGGTCGTCCCAAATGGGAGTTATGCCATAACCGCTAGTCACTGTGTGCAGTGCAGTTGTGGACCAGGGAGTCGCAAGTGAGTAAGCAATTTCTCTTAGAGATATCTGGTTTTCTGCCTAGAAAGGCATTTCTACTCCTGATGTTAGAGAAATATCTAACAACTTACTGGGATTTTGTAGTCTATACTGCATGCCGGCTTCATTAGCAGTTTCTTGTTCGAGCATGCAATGCAGAAGTAGTAATCTGATGTTAGGAAACATAACCACGCAACAAACCAGTGCTGGTTGCAATGTGACTTCTTGCAATTACAGTGGCTTTGTGAATGGGAGCATTGCTTCTACGTATGCTTTAAACTCATTCCTACTTCATTACTTTGTCTTTTGACCTAGAAACGACAGTTAACTCCTAGTGTTGTCTTTCTGTCCACAGACTGTCCACATCCCTCCAACCTAGATGCCCAGgtaaattagttattaatcAACATTCTTACCCAAGCCCAGATCATTATAGCTAAACCACTTTTCATTCTTGTGATCTTTTTCATGTTCCTCTTGTTGGATCATTATGCAGGAACCCAGCAGTTTCCTCAACTAATTGCTCCACCTACAGTACTCCCAGATTCGGTATTTTCTCCAGCACCAGC from Sesamum indicum cultivar Zhongzhi No. 13 linkage group LG3, S_indicum_v1.0, whole genome shotgun sequence harbors:
- the LOC105159474 gene encoding lysM domain-containing GPI-anchored protein 1 — protein: MPPLLPTATLLFLLTLGAFLPRAASKSTIEPCSNSDTCSSLVGYTLYTDLKVSEVASLFSVDPISLLLTNAIDISYPDVENHILPSQLFLKIPIPCSCVDGIRKSNSVSYKTRPSDTLSSISSAVYGGLVSADQIKEANSKAELSDPSVIAVGTQLNIPLPCTCFNNTDNNLPAVYMSYVVKDVDTLAGIAARYVTTVSDLMNVNALGSAEIKDGDILAIPLSACASNFPTYAKDYGLVVPNGSYAITASHCVQCSCGPGSRNLYCMPASLAVSCSSMQCRSSNLMLGNITTQQTSAGCNVTSCNYSGFVNGSIASTLSTSLQPRCPGTQQFPQLIAPPTVLPDSVFSPAPAPSESGGIPTTNPKSSVVPSSGAVLGFPPAGGPTGSPSGSSGAGFLTDHSISFPIMLVLGLFVKFVLSFSL